A window of Drosophila gunungcola strain Sukarami chromosome 3L unlocalized genomic scaffold, Dgunungcola_SK_2 000009F, whole genome shotgun sequence genomic DNA:
attataatttcagtcagaagcttgcaacgcagtgaaggagacgtttccgaccctataaagtatatatattcttgatcagcatcactagtagagtcgatctagccatgtccgtctgtccgtccgtctgtccgtccgtttctatgcaaacaggtctctcagtttttaagctatctgcatgaaactttcccaaaagttgtctttctattgcaggtagtatataagtcggaacgagccggatcggacgactatagcatatagctcccataggaacaatcggaaaaataaatgaaaaaaatttaacttttctgttttttaaatttttttttagttctttgagatattgtaatggttaaatatttcagaattacgttttaaatttcatcaaaatcggacgactatagcatatagctcccataggaacaatcataaaaataaatgaaaaaaaaatataacttttctgttttttaattttttttttagttctttgagatatagtaatggataaatatttcagaattacggtttaaatttcatcaaaatcggactcctatagcatatagctcccataggaacaatcataaaagtaaataaaaaaaattataactttggtgtttttaaatttttctataagttcttcgacatatagtaatggataaatatttcaaaattaatgttaaaatttcatcaaaataggacgactatatcatatagctcccatagaaataataaaattatataaaataactacctaatatttgagctgcaaatcatcattgcttcaatgtttttagacatatacgcaagtaaatcataattttaatgttttcaaaaatatttaattcttgcaatacctgcaagggtatataaacttcggcttgccgaagtttgcttcctttcttgtttaaagaTAATAAAAGGCAGTAGTTTATTAAGCTTGATAAATAAAgccaattaattaatttttttgagtttaaaaaatattaatataataaccgaaaataaaataaatttatatccTAAAGCTCCTTCGACTGAAAGTCGCTGATCAGAGAAACTAAAACATATGCTTCATTTTAAACCGGAATATCTAAGAAAAGGCAAAAGCCAAACAGGATTACTCTTGGGTTAGATAAGGTCGGGTAAATTCAATGCTGAAATTAAGTTGTTCTATTGTAAAGTCCTGAACAGCATTGGGAAAAACCTGTgccttttataaaaatatgacaTTTTATGAGTTGAAATCTAGTTTATATAGATTCATTTCCAAGCGTCTTGACCTTTTTGTAAAtctattattgatttaaagGCACAGATCAGACAAAAAGAAACATCATACTTTAGAGAGCATTGAAAtgtttattggtttttaataatacaGATGTtagttaacttttttttagtgcCGTTCAGTTCTGAAGGGTTTTAGTCTTCCAAAGGGCGACGAGTTGTAGTACGACGAGGAGAAGGAGTCCTAGGTCCTGACCTACGAGTGGTAGTAGTACGAGGAGTGGGAGGCCTAGGTCCTGGGGTCCTACGAGTGGTTGTAGTACGAGGAGAGGGTGTCCTAGGTCCTGACCTACGAGTGGTAGTAGTACGAGGAGAAGGAGTCCTAGTTGCAGGAGATGGTGTCCTAGGTGTTGGGGTCCTGCGGGTCGTAGTTCTCGAAGAAGGGGTTGGAGGACGGCCGGTGACTCCACCACCCCCAAGGGTTCTTTTCACATTGTGGCAGTTAATGAGGCTACAATTTTCGAGGGTCACTGTAAATAAGAAGTTTTTTgggaaattatattaataagttTCGTatcgaaaacatttttctgggATACCTACAGCGGCAAGTGGCCATAGATAACTCGCAACGAGAGATATTGCGCCAGGATCTATCAGCTCCACGGCAGTGATTATTGAAGATGTTTGAGATGTCACTTTCCCTTCCCAATCTCCGTTCATTTCGTAGACACTTGGCGTTCTCAGTTTGGCAAATCTCAGGATCACGTGGCCTTACAGTAGATTGAGCCTGAACAGCCACGCAAAGGCAAACTATAGCTAAAATGGGATTGCCATAGGAATTTTAATGGATTATTTAGTTGGTAGGGCCACCTAGATCCTTaccaaaaataatagtagCTTTCGACATCTTGGTATTGCTGCTGAGAAGTCGGTTAAATTCACTGTCGAAATTGACTTCGCACTTGGGCTTTTATAAAGTGCTTGACAGCCTTCAGGAAAACCTGTGCctattattcaaaaatatgtcTTTATCATGACCGGGAAGTGATGCCCTTCAATGCGCTCAAAAGATGACCTATTTCATCTCCATTTAACAAAAAGGTTTGTTGGCAATTGTGTAAGGCTTTTGTTGCCATATTATAAGaattattaaagaatttttaaaatcttttgttGTAAAACATCTGTTTTACCGGCATCCGTGCTGATTGGTGTTTATATAAAGTCGGGTTGGAGCCAAGTCTTCAATAGTTAGCTAACTGATAAGTTCCAGTGAAGAGCCACCAAGCCAAAGTAATGCATATCAAAGCAATTTTGACCGTGTTAGCTGGTAAGTTTGGATTCAACACCATTTTTCCTTTAATTGGCAACTTTAAATCTGGTTTATAGTCCTGTGCCTGACTTTGGTCGCTGGACAACATAGCAACTGCGATGAATTAACCAGGAGGTGTGAAAGATGCGTGGAAAGGCTGAACAACCGAAATGATCGTGAGATGCCTGTCCTGAACAGACATTGCAGGGAAAGGACACAAAGGACTTGGCGCTGGAGGAATGTGGGACGTTGTGAGCTCACCAGGCTCAACTGCCAGGGTAAGTTTGGAATAAATATTGAAGGTATCTAATTTGTAATTGAAACATTTTCGCCTTAGGAGTTGATCGTCGCATGAATTGTAATGACATCGCTGAGCTCGCCGGCATGGAACgtattaattgatttcaattgaataaattttgaaattgattcacaataaaaataactagagagcattgaaatattaatattgttttatttttgagaaTTAAATTATTCGGTTGGaacttaaagttaaaattgGCAATGTGATCAATTTGATCTgtttctgttatttttaaaaagtgcatttaaatttgtatgccttctatgatatatatataaagtaaacTGTGTTAACAGCTATCGATATTCTCAGCTACAATCAAACACTAACATTCTCTATCATGCCAGCGTTTGTGGATAATggattttatagttttaaaatggcaatttttataatttttgaatctTAATATTAGGTAACAAAATTCTAGCATAATCTCGTCcctttaatgaaatatttcaattttgtgaACTGACTTAGATTTCAGAGCTTTTCTTctaatttgctttatttagataaacaaaatgcaattcAAACTTTTCAACTAAACAAGCACTGGTGCTTGGGACTTTAAGCCCTGATTTAATGACTTGCAAGTCCAGCTGAGCCGTCGCCCATCCGTTTCTTGAAGCCGCAAATCCTGTTCACAAATTAGAAGCCACAGCAACCAGCCAAACAAACCGCAGTAGCCCCATCCTCGAAGCCCTCTAACTGGTCTTTTGGAATAAAACCGCagccaaaacacaaaaaccaaaacgcCCACCCAAAAAAAGAGACAGAACAAAGCCAAACAAGTGACGTCTTTTGTCCGATGGCCAGTGTCCAAACTCTTGGATCGTTGCACTGTTGCGTTTTCGAATTTCAACTTGGTCTGCGTGTAAATTTACTTGCTCAGATTCAATTCAAAAGCGATTATCACCACTTAGCTGTCAGCGACACGATGCCAAACTTCgggccaaaaaaacaaaatggaagAGCGGATAACGAAACTGAGTCCAAAATGTTTCAAAGTGCAAGTCGAAGACCAAGTCCGAGTGCGAACGCCAATATCGCTGGCCCCGGCACTTTGGAGCCCTTGACAAAGGGCATGGTTGAATGTGAGTATCTACATGTGTACCTACTACGCTGgctcaaataaaatttacactTACAAGTGGCGCTAAAGTCAAGTGCAATGCATTCCGTATACCCCTGCTTTGGATCCCCAGACCCCGGTCCATTCCGACCCTTCTCTAACCACTTTTTCGGACGTCAGCTGGTCAGACATGTCCAAAGTGGAAAGGAAAGACGCTTAAAATGGTAGGGCAGGGGTGGGAAGGGGTGACGGGTGCGGCAAATGTGGTCAAGAGTTTTATAAAGTTCATCATCATGGCCTGGTCTAAGCATTTTTCAAGTGCAGCGTCaaaaagattttcaattttcaaatattatataagcAGTTGGCACAGGCAGAGTGGAAAAATCATGACCACATATGCCCTGAAATTTTGACGGGTTCTCACTACTATGCAacaaacatacaaataaatattttaaaattatttcctataaaataaattatagagTAAAGTAACTTTATATTGTTtacacaataaaataacaatattttatcttaaatttaaatatttaatctggCTTTTTACTGAGGATATAAGATCATTAAACATAATCTAGAATAATGTGGTTAATATCAATATGATTTAGAAATACTGGATTACTGGAAATAACTATGCATTGACCGacttgaatatatatatttatatatttaaaagataatttaCGGTATAAACACATATtgctatttactttaaaagAGTATCTTATCGTCGTTCTGTTTTAGATACTCCAATCGCTTCTCTGCACATTCATAAAGTACATAATCATGTTCATGACGTGAACTCAAGTGGGTGTCGGGTGGGAGTTTTGGTGTCGGGGCAGCTGGTCCAATGGCTGGTGAGGGTAAAAGCTTAAACCGCtacaagtatttaaaaagcACTTCATACGGACACACACGCGTTCACACAGTTTATACATATTAAAAGCATATTGAGAAGCCATGCCTTGCTCAGTTTCATTAAATCAACATAACAGAAAATTCTTCCTGGAGCACAGGAAACTTAAAACCCAATCAATgcataacaattaaatttcagAAATCGTTTGGCCAGATTTCGTGTATCGCCTGTAGACACGTTACCAATCAATTAAATGcacaacaatttattttattagttaacaatataaaagaagttttcatttgcaatttgtttggtcagttttcgtttctttggttttttcaTGGACTAGGCATACAATCGTCAATAGTTCCAGAGTTAAATGCATTTCTTCGTTGAGCACCTCTTTGGTGGTTGTTAAAGGTGGGTGTTCCGTATTGCATCCACAGTGTTTTGAAGGTGTTGTCTTTATAGGACCGCCAGGATTCCAGCATGGTGGGTTTTTGAGTAGAAGTTGCAAGTTGGACAAGAATTTCTAGTAGTCTTGTCTGTTCAAGGTGCAGAGGTTTTTTTCAGTAGTCCGTTCAGTGCAAGGTGGACTAGGTCGTTTAGTAGTCATCTCTTCGCAAGGTGGAGAGGTCCTTTCAGTAGTCCTTTCAGTAGTCCTTTCAGTGCAAGATGGCTTGGTTCTCTCAGTAGTTTTCTCTGTGCAATTGGAGGAAGGGACTTCCTAGTGGTCCTAATGGGTTTGCGTTTCCTTGTTGTTCTTCTGTGAGTGCAAGGTCTAGGCCTCGTTGTCTTACGTCTTCTAGTGATTCTCACCGGTCCTTCCGACCACCTTCCTTGCAAGGCTGGATACCCAGGGCATGCTCAATTATCTCCAAGCAGGCTTCACTGTGCTCCGCATATTGCAGCAGAACAAAGCTGACTGTAAGAAGACTcttgtaataaatatttaaacttttaaactacCCAGTAAACAGATCAGAATTAGTTTCATGTTAAAATCTCTTGGAGAAGTTTTGGGAAATAGTATGAATCTGTAGCTCTATGGAGAACTTTTATAGCCCTGCGAATTGTGTAAATAATTCAGGATAGATCTTAATTATAGACTTGAACTCAGATCGCAGCCAATTTTAGGACAAGTAAATAGGCAACTTGTTTCCTTAAGTTCAGCACTCTTCAGTTGAACTCCCGTCTGGCGTCTCAGCCAAAACAGTGACTGTAATCTCAGACCGCCGGGTAATAAATTCCCATTTTTTATGGCAtcaagaaaatcaaaacaatttcgtttgaaaaattatgttttgacGAGAGATGAAGGAGGAGGGGGTTGCCCAGCTTAGACAGTGAGAAGTTTTGAAGAACTGCCAGACGAGATGACGAGATGAGGATGCATCAAGTGTAAGACAAGCATGACGATGTGCTGTGCGTGCCTGGCTCAACTCATCGCGATGCTGGACGGGCCCTTCTTTACGATAATGCCCCGTACGTGGAAGATGCAGTCTGCTGGCGACTGTTGATTCCTGGAAGGGCTCCAAGCTGAGGGTCGAGAAAAATTGAAGGCCAAGaacgaaaccaaaaccaagaCCAAAACCAAGACAAGAACATATCGCTTTATTGGCCGGGAGACAGGCTATAGTAACCATCTCAAATCCCTTCGCAAATCTGCATTTATTTGGGCAAAatcacttttaatattttagctGGATTCGGGAAATCATGTTGCTGGCGGGCATATCTTTAAGTACGCCAGAGAGCTCGGCTATAGCTAGGCAAtccattttctttttgagCTGGAAGTATGGGAGATATCAATTAATATCTTTCACAAATCTAATATATAACAGAAAGGAACCTCTTGTGGTTTTAATACAcagaaataagtttaatatttttatacaatttaagtTAATGCTTAACCAAcgtttaatataaatttatattttttgttcttgAAAAACAAGGTcgataatttgaaatttttaaatgaatttactcttgtgaaagaaaacaaattataaaaaaaaatcttttattgattttaattttgttaagccttcaccaaatatattttttgtgcaaataaaaaaagtatagtagttataaataataatattataaaataaaaaatatttttagtaacttttgaatttattcaatcagttaaaattaatgacGCCTTCTCATTCCAGCCAACCTAGCCACGGTATCACAATCCAGTTTGCTGTCATGATCTGCAATAAAGGGGTTGTATAGGTTTATGTTTTTAGTATCCACTTCTAGAGATCTTACTTTCACAGGCAACAATTTGCATGTCACAACGCCTTACATCACGCCAAATCCAACGTTCGCCGACACTTTCCCTGCAATCCCTGTTTATAAAGTCCAGATTGTTGATGGGATCCACCAAACGGCGGGTACAGGGCTCACAATTTTCACGAATTCTGCTACAGTTTAAACGTTGTCCCTTTATTATTAAGCAACAAAGGATAAGGATAATGGATACTATGCAAAGACAccgcattttaaataaatctgatGCACATGAACTGATAGTAGCGGCATGATGCATCTGGTTTTATAGACCAGAAAACTTGGAAAATGCTTTGCGAAACAAagaaattattcaatttaaatcagAGCAAGGAGAGTATTATAGTTTGTCATATTGAGAGCAAAAGACAGCTGAACAAAAAAAGAACGAGGACACATAACCAATTATAGGGAAAGccaataaaaaatgtgaaagGGGGTGCCCTTTATTATATGATCTGAAAATAAATCTGTATTTTGGAGATCAACCTCCCTATATAAATACAACCTCACGGGTAGAAAGAGTCAGTTTTTGTATCACActttgattaaaaatgttaaaagctTCGCTGCTTTTGGGTAAGACTTACACCTTACACCTTGTTATAGTTAGCCTTAATCtatattttttctcagtgctttGCGTCCTACACTTCTCTAGTACTGAAGCTCAATCGAATCAACAATACTGTGAGAATGTGTACATCGATTGTCAACGATTTGCACCCAGAATAGGAAGTTTTGATGAGACCATTGACTCCTTTAATCGACATTGTCGTCGACAGCATCAAAGATGGAAAAATGTGACTCGATGTGAAATGGAAAAAGCCACCTGCCTGTGTGAGTTAATTCAAACGCATGAGTTTTATTGTTCTCTTACGAATTTACTATTTCAGTAATCTTACGGCGTTGTGGTGATATGACCTGCGGTAATATTGCCGAGACCTTGCAGCtgtagttttgacaaaaaatgatttcacggaaatttattttctttatcaaTAAATTATGTTAACAAAAATGATGTGACATCAATAATTAACTTATTGTTacaaataaactaaaacaGATGGgttcaaaagaaaacaatatataatCGTTGCATTGtacaatttgcactttacTTTGTGTCAAGATGTTGAGAATATTGATGCTTTTGAGTAAGAGGTCTTAAATTAATGATGTCTTTATTCTGATTAAGCCCTTTAAAGTTTTCAGTGTTTTGATTTGCAGTGAAGCTTACTATTTTGGTAATCTTCTTAAGTGCAATGATATTCTAATAAAATGTAAGGAAACTGAAGTTGAAATCggaaataacaataaaattgtaaatgggCTAAATCAAATATGCAGTCAATATATTGGTTCCAAGTGGACTAATATTACACACTGTGAATTGGAAGCTGTAAAGTGTTTGTGTAAGAATATACCAatcgattttatttcttatataaccgttttataatttatagtaACCCAGATGAATGGCTTGGAAGTAAACTGTGAAAATATTTCCGACGTTATGCACTTGTGAGGAtctaattctaattctaaatttataaatatatttaaatctttaaaattggcattaatttgtattcaaaAGCGTTCACCCCTGCAAAGTGCAACCCCCACAATTTAGCAATAAGCCTTACATTCATGTGGAATATTTTCTTGGCCTTCGGGGCATCTGCTATCCCTGTATTTACCTTCTTATAAATCTCTCCCCTCGACAGGAGGAAATATTTATGAgctaatcatttttaattatcattGAGCGACAACAAAGCTGAGTAAACTTTCGCTGGAAAATCTAATCACATGCTGGAACAGAGGACAGAAATAATTACACCAAGACCCCGGGGCtcgacaaaaaacaaaaactctcaactaaaatgaaaataaaaatcaatttcaggGCATTTCCTGGCCACGTTGCACGTGCCACGtgccaaaacaacaacaatacaacTTGAGTGGAGTCTGTTGGCTGACTGGCTGGGGGATTCCCCCGTATACGAGTGTACAAGTATATGCTGATAGCACTGGAAGCCAAAATTTCATTACCAGTTGGGGGAAGCAGTTTTGTGCCCTTTGGCGGGGAGTCAATGAGCTCCGATGACGTCGTCAACCGAATCCTTTTCCAAAAATCCAAGAGGAAGCCCTTTATGTAGTTGCTTAATATTTATCTGGCGTCGGTAATCAGCCATCCCCGGACATGTGTCCATGATCTCGATAACAAACAAGGGACCAAACAAGACCAAACAGGACCAAAGGCAAACAGTATCAGGACCGGCAAACAAATCAGAGCAGGCCAGACAACCCAAtgagtttttaataaactgtCAGTTAATAATAAGATTTTCAGTGAATGTGATTATGATTGCAATCGCAGTGATGACAAGATTGAGAGATACGGCCCCCCCAACTTTGAGTTCGTTAGGTGTTCGTTCGTTCGAGTTATTTCCGAATCAAGAACTGAGTGTGAAATTTGGCAGCTTGCTACACTTTCCTAGCGGGTTGGAACGTAGGGGCCTGCAACCATTGACCCTAATCATGTGGCAGCTTGTAAAATGCGAGCgtgaaaagaaaattgaaaagttaGTTCGACGTTGGTTTCCACCTCCCTCCTTCTCCTTTTCCCCTCCAAAGAATTCCCCCTCCACGTCCATTCGATTTCTGAAAGGCTGTTGATTTGGTAAATTCCTTAAACTTGTCCGAAAGTCGAGTTGTAAAAGCCAAAAGTTGTTGAAGGTATATGCTAAGATTATGCCAAGTTTTCTAAAGTCGCAAAAATGAGGAAAGCTATTTGAGTTTTGGAAACTATGAATACAATGCGGTGCCGGATGTTCGGAAATGTTTGCTGTGGAATTGGAAACTGTTTTACTTTCGATGTTACGAGCTTTCCAATAAAGGACGAAATTAATtatggaaaataattgtataaaatTGGTTGAATAACtgttattttgattaaatcaagtttatttgttttagaaaTGGTTTAAACTAAGAATAAGTCGTGTCGAAATTTCACAACAGTAGGCTTTAAATAATGGTCGCAAGAATTCTTAAGCGTAAAGTTTTCATGTTTGCGATGAATTTGCATATAATGTATGTTTATTGTTCTATTTTAGTACATTCTTCTTTAAATTCA
This region includes:
- the LOC128259899 gene encoding salivary glue protein Sgs-3-like; the encoded protein is MSKATIIFAIVCLCVAVQAQSTVRPRDPEICQTENAKCLRNERRLGRESDISNIFNNHCRGADRSWRNISRCELSMATCRLTLENCSLINCHNVKRTLGGGGVTGRPPTPSSRTTTRRTPTPRTPSPATRTPSPRTTTTRRSGPRTPSPRTTTTRRTPGPRPPTPRTTTTRRSGPRTPSPRRTTTRRPLED
- the LOC128259903 gene encoding uncharacterized protein LOC128259903; amino-acid sequence: MHIKAILTVLAVLCLTLVAGQHSNCDELTRRCERCVERLNNRNDREMPVLNRHCRERTQRTWRWRNVGRCELTRLNCQGVDRRMNCNDIAELAGMERIN
- the LOC128259889 gene encoding LOW QUALITY PROTEIN: uncharacterized protein LOC128259889 (The sequence of the model RefSeq protein was modified relative to this genomic sequence to represent the inferred CDS: inserted 1 base in 1 codon); protein product: MKLILICLLVSFVLLQYAEHSEACLEIIEHALGIQPCKEGGRKDRTTRKSLPPXCTEKTTERTKPSCTERTTERTTERTSPPCEEMTTKRPSPPCTERTTEKNLCTLNRQDY
- the LOC128259801 gene encoding uncharacterized protein LOC128259801 → MRCLCIVSIILILCCLIIKGQRLNCSRIRENCEPCTRRLVDPINNLDFINRDCRESVGERWIWRDVRRCDMQIVACENHDSKLDCDTVARLAGMRRRH